From a single Aspergillus puulaauensis MK2 DNA, chromosome 2, nearly complete sequence genomic region:
- a CDS encoding alpha/beta hydrolase (COG:S;~EggNog:ENOG410Q9UH;~InterPro:IPR022742,IPR029058;~PFAM:PF12697,PF12146), producing the protein MSTPGLTAGQFSGLRGQFLPDYAERFGTVGYTVLIYDNRTWGDSEGKPRNEVDPVLQTRDYYDAFNYAITLPSVDPRKVVYWGCSMSGGNAIVATAVNKCVKGVICQAPFVSADPMVPVSAALCETLLQDRANIIQGKSPLMGPVIPDSRGEVLSGTSKAVLKDANAVTFAEEMDMRHLPWEKMVTLQSLLHGVTQEPSALIKRVAPRPLLMVVPDQDITCPVEGQLSVFNAALPPKNLHILRGASHFDPYYGPTFEENIKAQLKFLKGVFE; encoded by the coding sequence ATGTCAACACCGGGGTTAACGGCTGGACAGTTCTCAGGGTTAAGAGGACAGTTTCTTCCAGACTACGCCGAGCGGTTCGGTACTGTAGGATACACAGTCCTTATTTACGATAACCGGACCTGGGGAGACAGTGAAGGTAAACCACGAAATGAGGTTGATCCTGTTCTTCAAACGCGGGATTACTACGACGCTTTTAACTACGCCATCACTCTCCCTTCCGTGGATCCCAGGAAAGTTGTCTACTGGGGCTGCAGCATGTCTGGCGGGAATGCTATCGTCGCTACCGCTGTCAACAAATGCGTCAAGGGGGTGATCTGCCAAGCGCCGTTTGTTTCTGCCGATCCAATGGTTCCAGTATCTGCTGCGCTGTGCGAGACATTATTACAAGACCGCGCCAACATCATTCAAGGGAAAAGCCCATTGATGGGACCCGTCATACCTGACTCTCGAGGGGAGGTTCTCTCCGGTACCTCCAAAGCCGTCCTAAAGGACGCCAACGCTGTCACGTtcgcggaggagatggatatGAGACACCTGCCATGGGAGAAAATGGTTACCCTTCAAAGTCTCCTGCACGGAGTGACCCAGGAGCCGAGCGCCTTGATAAAGCGGGTTGCTCCAAGGCCGTTGCTGATGGTGGTGCCTGATCAGGATATCACTTGTCCGGTGGAAGGACAACTGTCAGTCTTCAACGCAGCTCTTCCACCTAAGAACTTGCATATTCTCCGGGGTGCTTCCCATTTCGACCCTTACTATGGTCCGACATTTGAAGAGAATATTAAGGCGCAGTTGAAATTCTTGAAGGGTGTTTTTGAATAA
- a CDS encoding uncharacterized protein (InterPro:IPR036236,IPR013087,IPR007219;~PFAM:PF04082;~go_function: GO:0003677 - DNA binding [Evidence IEA];~go_function: GO:0008270 - zinc ion binding [Evidence IEA];~go_process: GO:0006351 - transcription, DNA-templated [Evidence IEA]), translating to MNHGQMELICETCSARFQRDDHLRRHRLSHAEPRFKCADPQCGMRFHRRDAARRHEKSHQQTAAPKRRRPRRGILPCPRIATKPIHPVGPSSCDHDNHALSAPDNAAGGPLHESPNLISSSDTDQKSAMLMDCSQCAATNMLCDECISGLLPATGLGEQDWNAFRFCMQHFVRIHAQGFPFLHSSSWRMDWEQSGKLLAMAAVGGREIAPYAEISKVYFEMAVNRLEYFMVSMGDTSCITERDDSFHRRLLVCFETCILLIEYSVWSRHRELRQRGLKEFTHQAIVAVPVLADVMNSMPKHTRWPLWILLEESKRALWCFYCLGVKSGHFLNHPLSTPEIVKNMHLPCPDAVFEAPNSPAWRERNDSNNHQSGGPVLFREALYQLMSADRMRQLIVDETAKYSSHILICGVLDNYQTSITIPCNFATLDAYMELDMSRFRLRDDLMRALRYWKALFWHDPHELWHSKHPDHKLNDIMLWMYIEVQAWRCPESHPLSPLHRRVAAELALDIFSSISLTGFLEVGAKSPLYVERAVYFSSRCLASAMLTWLDGLKPPGNTGRTMPREDGALYEKLLDCLQGIPEVSSLCQVDGTSLPSNRLREATVRVWAIVTSDARWMDGGGEH from the exons ATGAATCATGGACAGATGGAGTTGATATGCGAGACCTGCTCGGCACGATTTCAGCGGGACGACCATCTCCGGCGTCACCGGTTGAGCCACGCTGAACCGCGCTTCAAATGCGCTGACCCTCAATGTGGCATGAGATTTCACCGCCGCGATGCAGCAAGGCGGCATGAAAAATCACATCAACAAACTGCAGccccgaagaggaggagaccACGGCGCGGCATTCTCCCCTGCCCGAGGATCGCCACGAAGCCAATCCACCCCGTGGGACCCAGCAGTTGCGACCATGATAACCATGCATTGTCGGCTCCAGACAATGCGGCGGGTGGACCTCTTCATGAATCGCCAAATCTGATATCGAGTTCTGATACAGACCAGAAGAGTGCGATGTTGATGGACTGCTCTCAATGTGCAGCCACGAATATGCTCTGCGACGAGTGCATCTCAGGCCTTTTGCCTGCAACTGGTCTCGGTGAGCAGGACTGGAATGCATTCCGATTCTGTATGCAGCACTTTGTGCGCATCCATGCTCAGGGGTTTCCGTTCCTGCACTCCTCGTCGTGGCGGATGGACTGGGAACAGTCCGGTAAGCTCCTGGCAATGGCCGCTGTTGGCGGTCGCGAAATCGCTCCTTACGCCGAGATTTCAAAGGTATACTTTGAGATGGCTGTCAATCGACTTGAATACTTTATGGTCTCCATGGGAGACACGTCTTGCATAACGGAACGAGATGACAGCTTTCACAGAAGACTCCTTGTCTGCTTCGAAACTTGCATTTTGTTGATTGAGTACAGCGTGTGGTCCCGTCATAGAGAGCTTCGACAGAGGGGGCTCAAGGAGTTTACACATCAGGCTATTGTAGCAGTTCCTGTTCTTGCAGATGTAATGAACAGCATGCCCAAGCACACCAGATGGCCTCTGTGGATTCTTCTGGAGGAGAGTAAGCGTGCGTTGTGGTGCTTTTACTGCCTCGGCGTCAAAAGTGGACATTTCTTAAACCATCCATTATCAACTCCCGAGATCGTGAAAAACATGCATCTTCCCTGTCCAGATGCCGTATTTGAAGCTCCCAATTCACCAGCATGGAGAGAGCGGAACGACTCAAACAATCATCAATCAGGCGGGCCCGTGCTGTTCCGGGAGGCATTGTATCAGCTCATGTCCGCAGATCGCATGCGTCAGCTAATTGTTGATGAGACCGCCAAATACAGCAGCCATATCCTTATCTGTGGTGTTTTGGACAATTATCAAACTAGTATAACCATACCATGCAACTTTGCTACTTTGGACGCGTATATGGAACTAGATATGTCTCGCTTCCGGCTTCGCGATGATCTGATGCGTGCCTTGCGCTACTGGAAGGCATTGTTTTGGCATGATCCACACGAACTTTGGCACTCTAAACATCCAGATCACAAATTGAATGATATTATGCTCTGGATGTATATCGAAGTACAGGCCTGGCGGTGCCCGGAGTCTCATCCGCTCAGCCCATTACACCGCCGTGTGGCAGCTGAACTTGCTCTCGATATATTCTCCAGTATCTCCCTCACTGGGTTTTTGGAG GTTGGAGCCAAGTCGCCTCTCTATGTTGAGCGCGCCGTCTACTTCTCCTCCCGCTGCCTTGCCTCGGCAATGCTAACCTGGCTAGATGGGCTCAAGCCTCCTGGTAATACTGGTAGAACCATGCCCCGTGAAGATGGAGCGCTCTATGAAAAGCTTCTCGACTGTTTGCAGGGTATACCGGAGGTTTCTAGTCTTTGTCAGGTGGATGGCACATCCCTACCTTCTAACCGGCTCAGAGAAGCAACGGTCAGAGTATGGGCAATTGTTACCAGTGATGcgagatggatggatggaggtGGTGAACATTAG